The nucleotide sequence CCGACCACCGGCGAGTTCTGGACCGGTCTGCGGCCTGCCACGCCGGACGGCACGCCGATCATCGGCGCCACGCGGTACCGCAACCTGTTCCTCAATACAGGCCATGGCACGCTGGGTTGGACCATGGCTTGCGGCTCAGGTAGCCTGCTCGCCGATCTGATCGCCAAGAAGCGCCCACAGATCAGCGCCCAGGGTCTCGACATCTCCCGCTACGACCGTAGCAGCGAGGCCAGTGGCGCCAGGCAGCCAGCGTCTGCCCACTGATTGACCTAATTCAATCCTGTGAACTCATGTTCGGGCAAAGGCTCGCGTTGCGAGCTTTTGTTCGGCTGTTGGAGAAGAAATCAGCGAGCCGGAGTTGCTCATTAGTCCCCATGAATGGGGGTAGCTGCTTTACCGGAATGTGCTGAAACTGCAGTCATTCCTCGTACCTACAAATCTAATAACGAGACGAATGTAATGAACAAACAATCGATTCAGATTGCGCTTGCCTATATGTCCGTGGTTATCGGAGGCGGCTTCGCCTCCGGCCAGGAAGTGCTCCAGTTCTTCACCGGCTTTGGGATGATCGGCATTGTCGGTACCCTCGTCAGCGGCCTGCTGTTCGCTTTCCTCGGCATGCAGATTGCCCGGATGAGTTCCAAGATGCAGGCCAACTCCCACAAGGAAGTACTCTGCATTCTCTTCGGCGCGCGCGTTGGGCTGGTCGTCGATCTGGTGCTGTCGTTCTTCCTCTACGGCGTGGGCGTGGTGATGCTGGCCGGTTGCGGCTCGATCTTCGCTCAGCAGTACGGCCTGCCGCCATTGTTCGGCGGCGTGCTGATGACCGCGCTGGTGATCGCGACGTTGTGCCTGAACGTCACGCGGATCATCAACCTGATCAGCGCAGTCATGCCCTTCCTGCTGGCAATGGTCCTGCTTATCACCTGCTATTCGATCTTCAGCTACAACGCTCCGGTTGAAGTCCTCGATGCAGTCGCTCGCGAGAACAACGAAACGGTCAGCTCCAACTGGGTCGTCGGCGCGCTGCTGTACGCCTCCTTCAACATCGCGGTGGGCTTCCCGATGCTGGCGGTGATCGGGGGTTTGACCAAGCAACCCAAGGCCGCAGCGCTTGGTGGCGTGTTCGGCGGCCTGGGTCTGGGTCTGCTGATCCTGGTGCTCAACATCGGCCTGTTCGCCAATATCAACCAGTTGCAAGGCGTCGAGATGCCGACTTTGGCGCTGGCCTCGCGGATCTCGCCGATTCTCTCAATGGTGATGTCGGTGGCGCTGATCTGCATGATCTACAGCACTGCTGTGGGCATGTTCTTCGCTTTCAGCGCACGCTTTGCCAAGCCTGAGTCGACACGCTTCAAGGGTTTCAGTGCAATATCCGTGTGCATTGGTCTGGCCCTGAGCCTGGGCGGTTTCAGCAAGCTGGTTGGTACCGTCTATCCGCTGCTGGGCTATGTAGGCTTCGCCCTGATCCTTGCCATCGCTTACAGCTGGATCCGCAACCGCTCCGGTGCGACCGTCGAGGTGCAGAAGAGCAAGTTGAACCCGCTGGTTTGACCCTCGCAGGCAGCGGGTCGCCTGTCAGGGTGGCCCGCTGCCATTCGTATCCAGGAGAATGCCGATGCCGATCAAGCGCTTGCACACCGAGGTCCGCTACAGCGACATAGTGATCAACCAGGGCACCGTTTATCTGTCGGGCCAGTTGGCTGATGATCTTGCCGGCGATATCCGCCAGCAGACTCGCGAAACGCTGGCCCATATCGACCGGCTTCTGGCCGAAG is from Pseudomonas saudiphocaensis and encodes:
- a CDS encoding membrane protein; the protein is MNKQSIQIALAYMSVVIGGGFASGQEVLQFFTGFGMIGIVGTLVSGLLFAFLGMQIARMSSKMQANSHKEVLCILFGARVGLVVDLVLSFFLYGVGVVMLAGCGSIFAQQYGLPPLFGGVLMTALVIATLCLNVTRIINLISAVMPFLLAMVLLITCYSIFSYNAPVEVLDAVARENNETVSSNWVVGALLYASFNIAVGFPMLAVIGGLTKQPKAAALGGVFGGLGLGLLILVLNIGLFANINQLQGVEMPTLALASRISPILSMVMSVALICMIYSTAVGMFFAFSARFAKPESTRFKGFSAISVCIGLALSLGGFSKLVGTVYPLLGYVGFALILAIAYSWIRNRSGATVEVQKSKLNPLV